A stretch of Bacillus pseudomycoides DNA encodes these proteins:
- the moaC gene encoding cyclic pyranopterin monophosphate synthase MoaC, producing MSSFTHFNDQGRAKMVDISDKKTTVRTAIARSSILVTKEIYDKISQNEIGKGDVLAVAQIAGIMAAKRTSDIIPMCHPLLLKGVDVSFDWETTKEQYRLLIEVKVKTEGSTGVEMEALTAASATALTVYDMCKAVDKGMIIGETYLLEKTGGKSGDYVRNPHS from the coding sequence ATGTCTTCATTTACTCATTTCAATGACCAAGGCCGTGCAAAAATGGTCGATATTAGCGATAAAAAAACAACTGTGCGAACAGCAATTGCTCGCTCTAGCATCTTAGTTACGAAAGAAATTTATGATAAAATCTCTCAAAACGAAATTGGTAAGGGCGATGTATTAGCCGTTGCACAAATCGCCGGTATTATGGCTGCCAAACGCACTTCTGATATTATTCCAATGTGCCACCCCTTACTTCTAAAAGGCGTAGATGTCTCCTTCGACTGGGAAACAACGAAAGAACAGTATCGTTTACTTATTGAAGTAAAAGTCAAAACAGAAGGTAGCACCGGCGTTGAAATGGAAGCTTTAACAGCAGCTTCTGCAACTGCTCTTACCGTGTATGATATGTGTAAAGCTGTTGATAAAGGTATGATTATTGGCGAAACATATTTACTTGAAAAAACAGGCGGGAAGAGCGGAGACTACGTTAGAAATCCACATTCCTAA
- the mobB gene encoding molybdopterin-guanine dinucleotide biosynthesis protein B, giving the protein MAVGRTAPILQIVGYQNSGKTTLTGKLIRAFSQEGMKVATIKHHGHGGYPEVPQKDSERHRKAGAVVSSVEGAGLLSLSSLRDKWPLQEIIRLYEFFEVDLILIEGYKAENYPKVVLLRSVEDIFLLNKVENVMAVITWDDTIQSLRETYKTFHISEEEAYVEWFVQTVRGAK; this is encoded by the coding sequence GTGGCCGTGGGCAGAACCGCTCCAATCTTACAAATAGTTGGCTATCAAAATAGCGGGAAAACGACGCTCACGGGGAAATTGATTCGAGCTTTTTCACAAGAAGGAATGAAAGTTGCCACAATTAAGCATCACGGACATGGTGGCTATCCTGAGGTACCACAAAAGGATAGTGAACGTCATAGGAAAGCGGGTGCGGTTGTTAGCAGTGTAGAAGGAGCTGGATTACTATCACTTTCTTCTCTTCGGGATAAGTGGCCTTTGCAGGAAATCATTCGACTATATGAGTTTTTTGAAGTAGATCTCATTTTAATTGAAGGATATAAAGCAGAGAATTATCCAAAAGTAGTTTTGCTACGTTCAGTTGAAGATATCTTTTTATTAAATAAAGTGGAAAATGTGATGGCAGTTATCACATGGGATGATACCATACAAAGTTTAAGAGAAACATATAAAACATTTCATATATCAGAGGAAGAAGCTTATGTGGAATGGTTTGTACAAACGGTAAGGGGTGCAAAATGA
- a CDS encoding molybdopterin-synthase adenylyltransferase MoeB, with product MQERYSRQMLFSGIGGTGQSKIREKHVLIIGAGALGAASAEALVRAGVGTLTIADRDYVEWSNLQRQQLYTEEDAKQYKPKAVAAAERLRQINSEVEIVPVITDVAVQEMEELIKNVDLILDATDNFETRLLINDISQKYNIPWIYGGCVGSYGVTYTILPGKTPCFRCLMEHPSSGVTCDTAGIIQPAVQIVASHQVTEALKILVEDFETLRETMLSFDLWNNQHMAFKVNRQKKDTCLSCGKLRTYPSLMFESQMKTEVLCGRNTVQIRPGIPQTLKLEEIEKRLQKSVDVKTTPYLLSFLVDEYRFVLFTDGRAFVHGTNDMTVAKRLYARYIG from the coding sequence GTGCAGGAGCGTTATTCAAGACAAATGTTATTTTCTGGGATTGGCGGGACAGGTCAAAGTAAAATAAGAGAAAAGCATGTACTTATTATCGGTGCAGGTGCACTAGGAGCAGCTAGTGCAGAGGCGCTTGTTAGAGCGGGAGTTGGAACACTGACCATTGCTGACCGTGATTATGTTGAGTGGAGTAATTTGCAAAGGCAGCAGTTATATACAGAAGAAGATGCAAAGCAGTACAAGCCAAAAGCAGTTGCAGCAGCTGAACGCTTAAGGCAGATTAATTCTGAAGTAGAAATCGTACCAGTCATAACGGATGTAGCGGTGCAAGAAATGGAAGAATTAATTAAAAACGTAGATTTAATATTAGATGCGACTGATAATTTTGAGACACGTCTTCTTATTAATGACATTTCGCAAAAATACAATATTCCTTGGATATATGGAGGATGCGTTGGAAGCTACGGCGTCACATATACAATTCTCCCGGGAAAAACACCATGTTTCCGTTGTCTAATGGAGCATCCATCAAGCGGTGTGACATGTGATACGGCGGGAATTATACAGCCAGCTGTGCAAATAGTTGCCAGTCATCAAGTGACAGAAGCACTTAAAATATTGGTAGAAGATTTTGAAACGCTTCGTGAAACGATGCTGTCATTTGATCTTTGGAACAATCAGCATATGGCATTTAAAGTGAATAGGCAGAAAAAAGATACGTGTTTATCTTGCGGAAAGCTGCGCACGTACCCAAGTTTAATGTTTGAATCACAAATGAAAACGGAAGTGTTATGTGGGCGAAATACGGTTCAAATCCGTCCGGGAATTCCGCAAACTCTTAAATTAGAAGAAATTGAAAAGCGCTTACAAAAAAGTGTGGATGTGAAAACAACGCCATATTTATTATCATTTCTGGTTGATGAATATCGTTTTGTTTTATTTACAGATGGTAGAGCGTTTGTTCACGGAACGAATGATATGACGGTAGCGAAGCGATTGTATGCAAGATATATAGGTTGA
- a CDS encoding helix-turn-helix domain-containing protein, whose translation MEQKEINRCSVEVTLDVIGGKWKGVILFHLMNAKEIRFNQFVRLMPGITQRMLTRQLRELEAAGVIHREVYKEVPPKVEYSLTEFGRSLTPIITLMREWGNEYRTQIK comes from the coding sequence ATGGAACAGAAAGAGATAAATCGTTGTTCAGTCGAAGTAACGTTAGATGTAATTGGTGGGAAATGGAAGGGAGTTATCTTATTTCATTTAATGAATGCCAAAGAGATTCGCTTTAATCAATTTGTACGATTGATGCCGGGCATCACGCAGCGCATGCTAACGAGGCAGCTAAGAGAACTTGAGGCGGCTGGAGTAATTCACAGAGAAGTATATAAAGAAGTTCCGCCAAAAGTGGAGTATTCTTTAACGGAATTCGGAAGGTCTCTTACACCAATTATTACACTTATGCGTGAGTGGGGAAATGAGTATCGTACACAAATAAAGTGA
- the glp gene encoding gephyrin-like molybdotransferase Glp, whose protein sequence is MLEKRVPIPVAEAVARVMKYAQQGEIEAVSITESYGRILGEDVVADHDVPHFDRSPYDGFAIRAEDTKEASQNHSIEFEVIGEIGAGSVFTDEVKAFEAVRIMTGAAIPKGCDAVVMLELTEGLERSGKTYMKLKRALQAGDNVSFKGEDVRQNQILVKKGTRINPGVAALLATFGYSSVKVVKQPVVGIVTTGSELLEVHEPLQPGKIRNSNSYMIAAQIARVGGIVKYYGKLADELEACYEAVKAAMDEVDILITTGGVSVGDYDHLPAIYEKLYANVLFNKIAMRPGSVTTVAEVNGKLLFGLSGNPSACYVGFELLVHPVVQTFLHVKEPHAYRADAILQKDFPKANPFTRFVRGKVDFVNGQLQVMPVGLDKSSAVSSLADSNAFIVLPGGTRGFEEGMTVSVLLLESNEGSEWPWAEPLQSYK, encoded by the coding sequence ATGTTAGAAAAACGAGTGCCAATTCCAGTTGCTGAAGCAGTAGCAAGGGTGATGAAATACGCTCAGCAAGGTGAAATAGAAGCAGTTTCTATCACCGAAAGCTACGGAAGAATTCTGGGAGAAGATGTTGTAGCAGATCACGATGTACCGCATTTTGACCGCTCTCCATATGATGGATTTGCGATTCGAGCGGAAGATACAAAAGAGGCGAGTCAAAATCATTCAATTGAGTTTGAAGTAATCGGAGAAATTGGAGCTGGTTCTGTCTTTACAGATGAAGTAAAGGCCTTCGAGGCTGTTCGAATTATGACAGGCGCAGCAATTCCAAAAGGTTGTGATGCGGTTGTAATGTTAGAACTTACCGAAGGACTTGAAAGAAGCGGAAAAACGTATATGAAGTTAAAGCGTGCTCTTCAAGCAGGTGATAATGTTTCGTTTAAAGGTGAAGATGTGAGACAAAATCAAATACTTGTGAAAAAAGGTACGAGGATTAACCCGGGTGTAGCAGCACTGTTAGCGACGTTTGGTTACAGTTCAGTAAAGGTTGTGAAACAGCCGGTTGTCGGAATTGTAACGACGGGAAGTGAACTGCTAGAAGTACATGAACCACTTCAGCCAGGAAAGATTAGAAATAGTAACTCTTACATGATTGCAGCTCAAATTGCTAGAGTTGGCGGAATCGTTAAGTATTATGGAAAGCTTGCTGATGAGTTAGAAGCTTGCTATGAAGCAGTGAAAGCAGCGATGGATGAAGTAGATATTTTGATTACAACAGGCGGTGTTTCGGTAGGTGATTACGATCACTTACCTGCGATTTATGAAAAATTATATGCGAATGTTCTTTTCAATAAAATCGCAATGAGACCAGGTAGTGTCACAACAGTAGCTGAAGTAAATGGGAAATTGTTATTCGGATTATCAGGTAACCCGTCTGCTTGTTATGTCGGTTTTGAGTTACTCGTTCATCCAGTTGTTCAAACATTCCTGCATGTGAAAGAACCACATGCATATCGAGCAGATGCGATTTTACAGAAAGACTTTCCAAAGGCAAATCCATTTACGCGATTTGTAAGAGGAAAAGTAGATTTTGTTAATGGACAGCTACAAGTTATGCCAGTAGGACTTGATAAGTCAAGTGCGGTTTCTTCTCTTGCAGATAGCAATGCTTTTATTGTTCTACCAGGAGGAACAAGAGGATTTGAAGAAGGAATGACGGTTTCTGTGTTATTGCTAGAATCGAACGAAGGAAGTGAGTGGCCGTGGGCAGAACCGCTCCAATCTTACAAATAG
- a CDS encoding molybdenum cofactor biosynthesis protein MoaE, which translates to MTQTYYEVIDTPISIEGVTNKVIRRECGAVTTFIGTVREFTKGRRTLYLEYAAYKTMAEKMLTKIGGEVKEKWPGTHVAITHRIGTLQISDIAVVVAVSTPHRKAAYEANEYIMERIKQIVPIWKKESWEDGDSWIGDQLEKTHYPNGEPGKEMRK; encoded by the coding sequence ATGACACAGACGTATTATGAAGTGATAGATACACCAATTTCGATTGAAGGGGTTACAAATAAAGTTATTCGCCGCGAATGTGGTGCTGTGACAACTTTCATTGGTACTGTAAGAGAGTTTACGAAAGGGCGCCGCACATTATATTTAGAATACGCGGCCTATAAGACAATGGCAGAGAAAATGCTTACGAAAATTGGAGGCGAAGTGAAAGAAAAATGGCCTGGAACACATGTTGCGATTACACATCGCATCGGTACACTTCAAATTTCTGATATCGCCGTTGTTGTTGCTGTATCAACTCCGCACCGGAAAGCTGCGTATGAAGCGAATGAATACATCATGGAGCGCATTAAACAAATTGTTCCGATTTGGAAAAAAGAGTCTTGGGAAGATGGAGACTCATGGATTGGTGATCAATTAGAAAAAACGCATTATCCAAATGGAGAACCTGGAAAGGAGATGAGAAAATGA
- a CDS encoding nitrate reductase subunit alpha, giving the protein MKKKPSALMKRLKYFSPINRYNDNHTQETYEDREWENVYRKRWQHDKVIRSTHGVNCTGSCSWNIYVKDGIVTWEGQELNYPSTGPDMPDFEPRGCPRGASFSWYIYSPLRVKYPYVRGVLWNMWQEELQNHKSPLDAWKSIVENPEKARTYKQARGKGGFIRASWDEVLQLVAASLLYTVIKYGPDRNVGFSPIPAMSMLSHAAGSRFMQLMGGPMLSFYDWYADLPPASPQIWGDQTDVPESSDWYNSGYIMTWGSNVPMTRTPDAHFLAEVRYKGTKVVSVSPDFAESTKFADDWISVKQGTDGALAMAMGHVILQEFYVDNQVEYFTNYAKQYTDFPFFVTLKQQGDQFVADRFLNANDIGRETKLGEWKPVLWNDNTKDFATPHGTMGSRWDNEKKWNLRLEDEQTGEKINPRLSLLGMEDAVGTVQIPYFSDDGNKVLERTIPMKKITTEEGEIYVTTVYDLTLANYGVNRGLGGQEPKDFNDDVPFTPAWQEKMTGVKRELIIQIAREFAQNAVDTNGRSMIIVGAGINHWFNSDTIYRAVLNLVLLVGAQGVNGGGWAHYVGQEKLRPAEGWQTIAMAKDWQGPPKLQNGTSFFYFVTDQWRYEDTPVGHLASPVVGNSRYQHHGDYNVLAARLGWLPSYPTFEKNGIELYKEAVASGATTQEEIGKYVAQKLKDKELKFAIEDPDNKNNFPRNLFVWRANLISSSGKGHEYFLKHLLGTTNGLMNDDSDSLRPEEIKWHEEAPEGKLDLLINLDFRMAGTALYSDIVLPASTWYEKHDLSSTDMHPFVHPFNPAIGSPWEARSDWDIFSSLSKAVSDLATELDLEPMKEVVATPLLHDTPQELAQPLGKIKDWSKGECEPIPGKTMPQIHVVERDYKTIYDKMTALGPNAGKQPIGTKGISWSAEKEYEQLKSRLGVIRTNSIAKGCPDITEAINAAEAVLTLSSTTNGHMAVKAWEALEKQTDLQLRDLAEEREEECFTFEQITAQPKTVITSPAFTGSEKGGRRYSPFTTNVERLIPWRTLTGRQSFYLDHDMMKEFGETMATFKPILQHKPFRKSRPDVEGKEITLNYLTPHNKWSIHSMYFDSLPMLTLFRGGPTVWMNKDDAAEAGVADNDWIECFNRNGVVVARAVVTHRIPRGMAFMHHAQDRHINVPGTKLTSNRGGTHNSPTRIHVKPTHMIGGYGQLSYGFNYYGPTGNQRDLNVVIRKLKEVDWLED; this is encoded by the coding sequence ATGAAAAAGAAACCTTCAGCATTAATGAAACGTTTAAAATATTTTTCTCCAATAAATCGCTATAACGACAATCATACACAAGAAACATATGAGGATCGAGAATGGGAAAACGTGTATAGAAAACGCTGGCAACACGATAAAGTAATTCGTTCTACACACGGTGTAAACTGCACTGGTTCTTGTAGCTGGAACATCTACGTAAAGGATGGGATTGTAACTTGGGAAGGTCAAGAACTGAACTATCCATCTACTGGCCCTGATATGCCAGACTTTGAACCACGAGGATGTCCACGTGGAGCAAGTTTTTCTTGGTACATTTATAGCCCACTTCGCGTGAAATATCCATATGTACGCGGTGTACTTTGGAATATGTGGCAAGAGGAACTACAAAATCACAAATCACCACTAGACGCTTGGAAAAGCATTGTGGAAAATCCTGAAAAAGCACGTACTTATAAGCAGGCACGTGGTAAAGGCGGATTCATCCGTGCTAGTTGGGATGAAGTATTACAACTTGTTGCCGCTTCTCTACTTTATACAGTGATCAAATACGGCCCAGACCGAAATGTTGGTTTCTCACCAATTCCAGCCATGTCGATGTTAAGTCATGCTGCTGGTAGCCGCTTTATGCAGCTCATGGGTGGTCCTATGCTTAGCTTCTATGATTGGTACGCTGATTTACCACCAGCTTCTCCACAAATTTGGGGTGATCAAACAGATGTACCAGAAAGTAGTGACTGGTATAACTCTGGCTACATTATGACATGGGGTTCAAATGTACCAATGACAAGAACACCAGACGCCCACTTCTTAGCAGAGGTGCGCTATAAAGGAACGAAAGTTGTTTCTGTAAGTCCTGACTTTGCGGAATCTACAAAGTTTGCCGATGATTGGATTAGCGTAAAACAAGGTACAGACGGAGCACTTGCAATGGCAATGGGACACGTCATCTTACAAGAATTTTACGTGGACAACCAAGTGGAATACTTCACAAATTATGCAAAACAATATACTGATTTCCCGTTCTTTGTCACATTAAAACAACAAGGAGACCAATTTGTTGCAGACCGTTTCTTAAACGCGAATGATATTGGCCGTGAAACAAAGCTTGGTGAATGGAAACCTGTTCTTTGGAACGATAACACGAAAGATTTTGCAACACCTCATGGCACAATGGGTTCACGCTGGGATAACGAAAAGAAATGGAACTTGCGTTTAGAAGATGAACAAACAGGCGAAAAAATTAATCCCCGCCTTTCCTTACTCGGTATGGAAGATGCTGTTGGAACTGTACAAATCCCATACTTCTCTGATGATGGAAACAAAGTATTAGAGCGTACCATTCCAATGAAAAAAATCACGACAGAAGAAGGCGAAATTTACGTTACAACTGTATACGACTTAACGCTAGCAAACTACGGTGTTAACCGCGGACTTGGGGGGCAAGAACCGAAAGACTTTAATGATGATGTGCCATTTACACCAGCATGGCAAGAAAAAATGACCGGAGTAAAACGAGAACTTATTATTCAAATCGCTCGTGAATTTGCCCAAAATGCTGTTGATACAAATGGACGCTCGATGATTATTGTCGGCGCTGGTATTAACCATTGGTTTAACTCTGATACAATTTACCGCGCGGTTCTAAACCTTGTTCTTCTCGTTGGTGCACAAGGTGTAAACGGCGGCGGTTGGGCGCATTATGTTGGGCAAGAAAAACTACGACCAGCAGAAGGTTGGCAAACGATTGCAATGGCAAAAGACTGGCAAGGTCCGCCGAAACTGCAAAACGGCACATCCTTCTTCTATTTCGTAACAGATCAATGGCGTTATGAAGATACACCAGTCGGCCACCTAGCATCGCCAGTTGTCGGCAACTCACGCTATCAACACCACGGTGATTACAACGTGTTAGCTGCTCGTCTTGGTTGGTTACCTTCTTACCCAACATTTGAGAAAAACGGAATTGAATTATATAAAGAAGCTGTCGCTAGTGGCGCAACAACACAGGAAGAAATCGGAAAATATGTTGCACAAAAGCTAAAAGATAAAGAATTGAAATTTGCAATTGAAGACCCTGATAACAAAAATAACTTCCCGCGTAACTTATTCGTATGGCGTGCAAACTTAATTTCAAGTTCCGGTAAAGGACACGAGTATTTCTTAAAACATTTATTAGGTACAACAAACGGATTAATGAACGACGATAGCGATTCATTACGACCAGAAGAAATAAAATGGCATGAAGAAGCACCTGAAGGAAAGCTTGATCTACTAATCAACTTAGATTTCCGTATGGCTGGAACAGCACTGTATTCTGATATCGTCCTTCCTGCCTCAACTTGGTATGAAAAACACGATTTAAGTAGTACAGATATGCATCCGTTCGTGCATCCATTTAATCCAGCAATCGGTTCACCATGGGAAGCGCGCTCTGACTGGGATATTTTCTCCTCCCTTTCTAAAGCTGTTTCAGATTTAGCTACAGAACTTGACCTTGAACCAATGAAAGAAGTTGTCGCAACACCACTTCTTCATGATACACCGCAAGAATTAGCACAGCCACTTGGCAAGATTAAAGATTGGAGCAAAGGTGAGTGTGAACCAATCCCAGGAAAAACAATGCCGCAAATTCATGTTGTAGAACGAGATTATAAAACGATTTATGACAAGATGACAGCGCTTGGACCAAACGCTGGGAAGCAACCAATTGGTACGAAAGGGATTTCTTGGTCTGCAGAAAAAGAATATGAACAATTAAAGAGTCGACTAGGCGTGATTCGCACTAATTCTATCGCCAAAGGATGCCCTGACATAACAGAAGCCATCAATGCTGCTGAGGCAGTGTTAACTCTTTCTTCTACAACAAACGGTCATATGGCTGTAAAAGCTTGGGAAGCTCTTGAAAAACAAACAGATTTACAGCTTCGTGATTTAGCAGAAGAACGCGAAGAAGAATGCTTCACATTTGAACAAATTACCGCGCAGCCAAAAACGGTAATTACTTCCCCTGCCTTTACTGGTTCTGAAAAAGGAGGACGTCGTTATTCACCATTTACAACAAATGTTGAGCGCCTTATCCCTTGGAGAACGCTAACTGGTCGACAATCGTTCTACTTAGATCACGACATGATGAAGGAATTCGGTGAAACAATGGCAACATTCAAGCCAATCTTGCAGCATAAACCGTTCCGTAAATCACGTCCTGACGTAGAAGGAAAAGAAATTACGTTGAACTATTTAACACCGCATAATAAGTGGTCGATTCATAGTATGTACTTCGATTCCTTACCGATGCTAACACTATTTAGAGGTGGCCCAACTGTTTGGATGAACAAAGATGATGCTGCCGAAGCTGGCGTAGCCGATAACGATTGGATCGAATGCTTCAACCGTAACGGTGTTGTTGTTGCACGTGCCGTTGTAACACACCGCATACCAAGAGGAATGGCCTTTATGCACCACGCACAAGATCGTCACATTAACGTGCCTGGTACAAAATTAACGAGCAACCGCGGCGGAACACATAATAGTCCAACACGTATTCACGTGAAACCAACACATATGATTGGTGGATACGGCCAATTAAGCTATGGATTTAACTACTATGGTCCAACTGGGAACCAGCGTGACTTAAACGTCGTAATCCGCAAACTGAAGGAGGTAGATTGGCTTGAAGATTAA
- a CDS encoding NAD(P)H-dependent oxidoreductase, protein MEPTKEEILKAYQFRHACKEFDVNKKISDEDFQFILETGRLSPSSFGFEPWKFVVIQNQDIRNKLLPVAWGAQKQLPTASHFVVILARKKEEMIYNSSYISNFMKNIQQLPEEVITMKRGFYKEFQESDFQLLESDRSMFDWASKQTYIALGNMMTAAAQIGIDSCPIEGFNKEKVEAVLKEEGILLDKSFGVSVLVAFGHRLEEPKRDKTRQTMDMIVEWIK, encoded by the coding sequence ATGGAACCTACAAAAGAAGAAATTTTAAAAGCGTATCAATTTCGACATGCTTGTAAAGAATTTGATGTAAATAAAAAAATCTCTGATGAAGATTTTCAATTTATTTTAGAAACAGGTCGCCTGTCTCCAAGTTCATTCGGTTTTGAACCTTGGAAATTTGTTGTGATTCAAAATCAAGATATTCGTAACAAACTTCTTCCTGTAGCATGGGGCGCTCAAAAACAGTTACCAACAGCAAGCCATTTTGTCGTTATATTAGCTCGTAAAAAAGAAGAAATGATTTATAACTCTTCCTATATTTCTAACTTTATGAAAAACATTCAGCAGCTCCCAGAGGAAGTCATAACAATGAAACGTGGTTTTTATAAGGAATTTCAAGAATCCGATTTCCAATTACTTGAAAGTGATCGTTCTATGTTTGATTGGGCTTCTAAGCAAACTTACATCGCTCTCGGGAATATGATGACTGCCGCTGCTCAAATCGGCATCGACTCTTGCCCCATTGAAGGATTCAATAAAGAGAAAGTAGAAGCTGTTTTAAAAGAAGAAGGTATTCTTTTAGACAAATCATTCGGTGTTTCTGTTTTAGTTGCTTTCGGTCATCGCTTGGAAGAACCGAAACGTGATAAAACTCGTCAAACAATGGATATGATTGTGGAATGGATTAAGTAA
- the moaA gene encoding GTP 3',8-cyclase MoaA produces MREKITDSLQRPLQDLRISVIDRCNFRCTYCMPAEVFGPDYAFLQEEFLLTFDEIERLAKMFVGMGVKKIRLTGGEPLLRKDLPKLIARLAKLEGLTDIGLTTNGIHLTKQAKALKEAGLHRVNVSLDAIEDDVFRKINGRNISTKPVLKGIVAAKAAGLDVKVNMVVKKGMNDSQILPMAAYFKEQGISLRYIEFMDVGSTNGWNFEQVITKQELIEKISQIYPIEPVDLHYFGEVAKRYRYVGSDTEVGFITSVSESFCSSCTRARISADGKFYTCLFATKGTDLRSLLREDISDTDLLKVVQNVWEYRQDRYSDERTEESANNRPKIEMSYIGG; encoded by the coding sequence ATGCGCGAGAAGATTACAGATTCTTTGCAGCGTCCGCTTCAAGATCTACGCATCTCTGTCATTGACCGTTGTAATTTCAGATGCACATATTGTATGCCAGCTGAAGTATTCGGACCTGATTATGCATTTTTGCAAGAAGAATTTTTGCTTACATTTGATGAAATTGAACGATTAGCAAAAATGTTTGTAGGCATGGGGGTAAAGAAAATTAGGCTTACAGGCGGTGAACCTTTACTACGTAAAGACTTGCCAAAGCTTATTGCAAGACTTGCGAAGCTAGAGGGCTTAACAGATATTGGACTTACAACAAATGGAATTCATTTAACAAAGCAAGCAAAGGCGTTAAAGGAAGCTGGATTACACCGAGTGAATGTTAGTTTAGATGCGATAGAGGACGATGTATTTCGCAAAATTAACGGCCGGAATATTAGTACAAAACCTGTGCTGAAAGGGATTGTCGCAGCAAAAGCAGCTGGACTCGATGTGAAAGTAAATATGGTCGTGAAAAAGGGAATGAACGATAGTCAAATTCTTCCGATGGCCGCTTATTTCAAAGAACAGGGAATTTCGCTCCGCTATATTGAGTTTATGGACGTTGGCAGTACGAATGGATGGAATTTTGAACAGGTCATTACGAAACAAGAATTGATTGAGAAAATCAGTCAGATATATCCAATTGAACCTGTAGATCTTCATTATTTTGGAGAAGTTGCGAAGCGTTATCGTTACGTTGGCAGTGATACAGAAGTTGGATTTATCACTTCGGTTTCTGAATCTTTCTGTTCTTCTTGTACGAGAGCACGAATTTCGGCAGATGGTAAATTTTATACTTGTTTGTTTGCAACGAAAGGAACAGATTTAAGAAGCTTGCTTAGAGAAGATATTTCGGATACGGATTTATTAAAGGTTGTGCAAAATGTATGGGAATATCGACAGGATCGGTATTCTGATGAGCGAACTGAAGAAAGCGCAAATAATCGTCCGAAAATTGAAATGTCTTATATCGGAGGATAA
- the moaD gene encoding molybdopterin converting factor subunit 1, translating to MIQVLLFAHLQEEAGTNELKIDCENITVAELKDMITKEHHIAVSEQIMVAINEEYANEDDKIQSGDVVALIPPVSGG from the coding sequence ATGATTCAAGTATTATTATTTGCGCATTTACAAGAAGAAGCCGGAACAAACGAGCTAAAAATAGACTGTGAAAATATTACCGTTGCAGAATTAAAGGATATGATTACAAAAGAACATCATATCGCAGTTTCAGAGCAAATTATGGTCGCTATCAATGAGGAATATGCAAATGAAGATGACAAAATACAATCAGGTGATGTTGTCGCATTGATTCCGCCAGTGAGCGGTGGTTGA
- a CDS encoding Crp/Fnr family transcriptional regulator, with translation MTNRTALSEDLKELLASVEYKMQINKGSYIFQEGVEAKELYIIRSGKVQISKISADGQELTLRICSTHDIIGELTLFTDNAKYLLNAKCLENVEVGVIKRDALEKELFQKPALAFEFMKWISEHLRRMQTKFRDLVLHGKKGALYSTLIRMTNSYGVLKENGILIDLPLTNQELANFCATSRESVNRMLNDLKKQGIISIHKGKITIHNLQFLKCEIACEDCPASVCSIE, from the coding sequence GTGACAAACCGTACGGCATTATCAGAAGATTTAAAGGAATTACTTGCGTCTGTTGAATATAAAATGCAGATTAATAAAGGAAGTTATATTTTCCAGGAAGGTGTGGAGGCAAAAGAACTCTATATCATTCGCTCTGGAAAAGTGCAGATTAGTAAAATTAGTGCTGACGGACAGGAGTTAACACTTCGCATTTGTTCAACGCACGATATCATCGGAGAGTTAACATTATTTACGGACAATGCAAAGTATTTATTAAATGCGAAATGCCTTGAAAATGTTGAGGTTGGCGTAATTAAACGAGACGCTCTAGAAAAAGAATTGTTCCAAAAACCTGCTCTTGCATTTGAATTTATGAAATGGATTAGCGAGCATTTAAGGAGAATGCAAACGAAATTCCGTGATTTAGTGTTACATGGTAAAAAGGGGGCTCTTTATTCGACTCTTATTCGCATGACGAATAGTTATGGCGTATTAAAAGAAAACGGCATCCTTATCGATCTTCCTTTAACAAATCAAGAGCTTGCGAATTTCTGTGCAACCTCACGTGAAAGTGTCAACCGTATGTTAAACGATTTAAAAAAACAAGGAATTATTTCTATTCATAAAGGAAAAATCACGATTCATAATTTGCAATTTTTAAAATGCGAAATTGCTTGTGAAGATTGTCCTGCCTCTGTTTGTAGTATTGAGTAG